The following are from one region of the Mustela lutreola isolate mMusLut2 chromosome 9, mMusLut2.pri, whole genome shotgun sequence genome:
- the NTSR2 gene encoding neurotensin receptor type 2 isoform X1 encodes MESSSPRPPRPSSGPALSLDARLGVDTRLWAKVLFTALYSLIFALGTAGNALSVHVVLKGRAGPPGRLRYHVLSLALSGLLLLLVSVPMELYNFVWFHYPWVFGDLGCRAYYFVRELCAYTTVLSVAGLSAERCLAVCQPLRARRLLSPRRTRRLLSLIWAVSLGLALPMAIIMGQKYEVETAGGEPEPASRVCTVLVSRATLQVFIQVNVLVSFVLPLALTAFLNGVTVSHLVALCSQVPSTSTPASPTPSHMELTSEARRTLPPGGRASLVRHKDSSRLRRLQHSVQVLRAIVGVYVVCWMPYHVRRLMYCYVSDDGWTGALYSFYHYFYLVTNTLFYVSSAVTPVLYNVVSSSFRKLFLKALGSLCRENHHMEP; translated from the exons ATGGAGAGCAGCAGCCCGCGGCCCCCGAGGCCCAGCTCGGGTCCCGCGCTGAGCCTGGACGCCCGGCTGGGCGTGGACACGCGCCTCTGGGCCAAGGTGCTGTTCACCGCGCTCTACTCGCTCATCTTCGCCCTGGGCACGGCGGGCAATGCGCTGTCCGTGCACGTGGTGCTGAAGGGGCGCGCCGGGCCCCCGGGGCGCCTGCGCTACCACGTGCTCAGCCTGGCGCTCtccgggctgctgctgctgctggtcagCGTGCCCATGGAGCTCTACAACTTCGTGTGGTTCCACTATCCCTGGGTGTTCGGCGACCTGGGCTGCCGCGCTTACTACTTCGTGCGCGAGCTGTGCGCCTACACCACCGTGCTGAGCGTAGCCGGCCTGAGCGCCGAGCGCTGCCTGGCTGTGTGCCAGCCCCTGCGCGCCCGCCGCCTGCTGTCCCCGCGTCGGACCCGCCGCCTGCTGTCGCTCATCTGGGCCGTCTCGCTCGGCCTCGCCCTGCCCATGGCAATCATCATGGGGCAGAAGTACGAGGTGGAGACGGCTGGCGGGGAGCCCGAGCCCGCCTCGCGCGTGTGCACCGTGCTGGTGAGCCGCGCCACGCTCCAGGTTTTCATTCAG GTGAATGTGCTGGTATCCTTCGTGCTCCCCTTGGCATTAACTGCCTTCCTGAATGGGGTCACTGTGAGCCACCTGGTGGCCCTCTGCTCCCAGGTGCCGTCCACGTCTACCccagccagccccacccccagccacatgGAGCTAACGAGTGAGGCGAGGAGGACGCTCCCCCCGGGGGGCCGGGCCAGCCTGGTGCGACACAAGGACTCCAGCCGTCTCCGCCGTCTCCAGCACAGCGTCCAGGTTCTCA GAGCCATTGTGGGTGTGTATGTCGTCTGCTGGATGCCGTACCACGTCCGCAGGCTCATGTACTGCTACGTTTCCGATGACGGGTGGACTGG GGCACTCTACAGTTTCTATCACTATTTCTACCTGGTGACAAACACACTTTTCTACGTCAGCTCAGCGGTGACCCCTGTCCTGTACAACGTCGTGTCCTCCTCCTTCAGAAAACTCTTCCTGAAAGCCCTCGGCTCCCTGTGTCGAGAGAACCACCACATGGAACCGTGA
- the NTSR2 gene encoding neurotensin receptor type 2 isoform X3 has protein sequence MESSSPRPPRPSSGPALSLDARLGVDTRLWAKVLFTALYSLIFALGTAGNALSVHVVLKGRAGPPGRLRYHVLSLALSGLLLLLVSVPMELYNFVWFHYPWVFGDLGCRAYYFVRELCAYTTVLSVAGLSAERCLAVCQPLRARRLLSPRRTRRLLSLIWAVSLGLALPMAIIMGQKYEVETAGGEPEPASRVCTVLVSRATLQVFIQVNVLVSFVLPLALTAFLNGVTVSHLVALCSQVPSTSTPASPTPSHMELTSEARRTLPPGGRASLVRHKDSSRLRRLQHSVQVLRHSTVSITISTW, from the exons ATGGAGAGCAGCAGCCCGCGGCCCCCGAGGCCCAGCTCGGGTCCCGCGCTGAGCCTGGACGCCCGGCTGGGCGTGGACACGCGCCTCTGGGCCAAGGTGCTGTTCACCGCGCTCTACTCGCTCATCTTCGCCCTGGGCACGGCGGGCAATGCGCTGTCCGTGCACGTGGTGCTGAAGGGGCGCGCCGGGCCCCCGGGGCGCCTGCGCTACCACGTGCTCAGCCTGGCGCTCtccgggctgctgctgctgctggtcagCGTGCCCATGGAGCTCTACAACTTCGTGTGGTTCCACTATCCCTGGGTGTTCGGCGACCTGGGCTGCCGCGCTTACTACTTCGTGCGCGAGCTGTGCGCCTACACCACCGTGCTGAGCGTAGCCGGCCTGAGCGCCGAGCGCTGCCTGGCTGTGTGCCAGCCCCTGCGCGCCCGCCGCCTGCTGTCCCCGCGTCGGACCCGCCGCCTGCTGTCGCTCATCTGGGCCGTCTCGCTCGGCCTCGCCCTGCCCATGGCAATCATCATGGGGCAGAAGTACGAGGTGGAGACGGCTGGCGGGGAGCCCGAGCCCGCCTCGCGCGTGTGCACCGTGCTGGTGAGCCGCGCCACGCTCCAGGTTTTCATTCAG GTGAATGTGCTGGTATCCTTCGTGCTCCCCTTGGCATTAACTGCCTTCCTGAATGGGGTCACTGTGAGCCACCTGGTGGCCCTCTGCTCCCAGGTGCCGTCCACGTCTACCccagccagccccacccccagccacatgGAGCTAACGAGTGAGGCGAGGAGGACGCTCCCCCCGGGGGGCCGGGCCAGCCTGGTGCGACACAAGGACTCCAGCCGTCTCCGCCGTCTCCAGCACAGCGTCCAGGTTCTCA GGCACTCTACAGTTTCTATCACTATTTCTACCTGGTGA
- the NTSR2 gene encoding neurotensin receptor type 2 isoform X2, with the protein MESSSPRPPRPSSGPALSLDARLGVDTRLWAKVLFTALYSLIFALGTAGNALSVHVVLKGRAGPPGRLRYHVLSLALSGLLLLLVSVPMELYNFVWFHYPWVFGDLGCRAYYFVRELCAYTTVLSVAGLSAERCLAVCQPLRARRLLSPRRTRRLLSLIWAVSLGLALPMAIIMGQKYEVETAGGEPEPASRVCTVLVSRATLQVFIQVPSTSTPASPTPSHMELTSEARRTLPPGGRASLVRHKDSSRLRRLQHSVQVLRAIVGVYVVCWMPYHVRRLMYCYVSDDGWTGALYSFYHYFYLVTNTLFYVSSAVTPVLYNVVSSSFRKLFLKALGSLCRENHHMEP; encoded by the exons ATGGAGAGCAGCAGCCCGCGGCCCCCGAGGCCCAGCTCGGGTCCCGCGCTGAGCCTGGACGCCCGGCTGGGCGTGGACACGCGCCTCTGGGCCAAGGTGCTGTTCACCGCGCTCTACTCGCTCATCTTCGCCCTGGGCACGGCGGGCAATGCGCTGTCCGTGCACGTGGTGCTGAAGGGGCGCGCCGGGCCCCCGGGGCGCCTGCGCTACCACGTGCTCAGCCTGGCGCTCtccgggctgctgctgctgctggtcagCGTGCCCATGGAGCTCTACAACTTCGTGTGGTTCCACTATCCCTGGGTGTTCGGCGACCTGGGCTGCCGCGCTTACTACTTCGTGCGCGAGCTGTGCGCCTACACCACCGTGCTGAGCGTAGCCGGCCTGAGCGCCGAGCGCTGCCTGGCTGTGTGCCAGCCCCTGCGCGCCCGCCGCCTGCTGTCCCCGCGTCGGACCCGCCGCCTGCTGTCGCTCATCTGGGCCGTCTCGCTCGGCCTCGCCCTGCCCATGGCAATCATCATGGGGCAGAAGTACGAGGTGGAGACGGCTGGCGGGGAGCCCGAGCCCGCCTCGCGCGTGTGCACCGTGCTGGTGAGCCGCGCCACGCTCCAGGTTTTCATTCAG GTGCCGTCCACGTCTACCccagccagccccacccccagccacatgGAGCTAACGAGTGAGGCGAGGAGGACGCTCCCCCCGGGGGGCCGGGCCAGCCTGGTGCGACACAAGGACTCCAGCCGTCTCCGCCGTCTCCAGCACAGCGTCCAGGTTCTCA GAGCCATTGTGGGTGTGTATGTCGTCTGCTGGATGCCGTACCACGTCCGCAGGCTCATGTACTGCTACGTTTCCGATGACGGGTGGACTGG GGCACTCTACAGTTTCTATCACTATTTCTACCTGGTGACAAACACACTTTTCTACGTCAGCTCAGCGGTGACCCCTGTCCTGTACAACGTCGTGTCCTCCTCCTTCAGAAAACTCTTCCTGAAAGCCCTCGGCTCCCTGTGTCGAGAGAACCACCACATGGAACCGTGA